The Ciconia boyciana chromosome 28, ASM3463844v1, whole genome shotgun sequence genomic sequence ACCGGCACCATGTGTGTCCCCAACCCACTGTGACATTTTTACAGTGCTCCAAGATGCCGCCACAACTAACACGACTGTCCGGCTTGTGGATGGCCCGCATCGCTGTGCCGGGAGGGTGGAGGTCTTTCACAACCAGCAATGGGGGACGGTCTGCGATGACCAGTGGGACCTGAGCGACGCAGCGGTGGTCTGccggcagctgggctgtggggcagccgtCACAGCCCCAGAAGTGGGTTCCTTTGGGAGGGGGCTAGATCCCATCTGGCTGGACAGGGTCGCCTGCACTGGGAAGGAGACCTCCCTCATGGAGTGTCGTGCCAGGCCCTGGGGAATCCACAGCTGCACCCATGAAGAGGATGCCGGCGTGGTCTGCTCAGGTGATGCTCATTCCTGCGGGGTCCTAAAAGCACAGCTTGGAGctgcacccccccaccccccaaaaaaaaaaacccttttcctcTTCAACCTGAGCCCAGGACCATTGGCTGCAGGAAGGAGATTTCAAGGGCATGGGGCTTGTCCCCTTGGCAGATGGTGTTGCCCCCACCAGTAGCCCACACCCCAGTAGCCCATGGAGCTGCCCCAATCCAACCACCCTTGGCACAGctgagcagggaaggggggaaaaaagacgTTGACGCCCGGTTTGGGATGCAGGCTGCACCAAGACTCTGCTGGATCCCAGCGAGGCTCCAAGAAAGGGGATTtatttctccccttccccatcagGGACCGAGCTGGGAGGCCAAACACAGGTGTCTGGTGGTGCTTATGAAGCCCCAAGGGCTATGCCTGCCTGCACGtctctgcaggcagggctcaggCCAGCATCTGTCCTCCCGTCCCACCATGCCTGGGCATCTGCCCTAGGTTTGCACCCCAGCCACTGCCACCAGAAAGTCCCCCATGGACACACGGTCCTCTTGTCCTCAACACTGCATTCCCTGCTTCTCTGCCCGCAGAcctgcccagggcagaggtggCAGAGGTCCGCCTGGCAGAAGGACCGAACCGCTGCATCGGGAGGGTGGAGGTGCGCTACGCCGGGCAGTGGGGGACGGTCTGTGATGACGGCTGGGATCTGAATGATGCAGCAGtggtgtgcaggcagctgggctgcggCAGGGCCatggcagcccccagccaggctcacttcgggcaggggaaggggagcatCTGGCTGGATGACATGAGCTGCACCGGGAGTGAGGACAACCTCGCCCACTGCCAAGCCCGTCCCTGGGGACAGAGTAACTGCCACCATGGAGAAGATGCCGGTGTGGTGTGCTCAGGTACCTCCCATCCTGCAATACAGGGCATCtgggggacaggacaggacagaagGGTCTATCCTGTGTCTGGCTGCCTCTCTGGCAATGCTAGCCTTGGAAGGACATTTTCTTTGGGGAGGGGGACTGGCAAAGGGTTGTAGCATCTTTTTGGCCAGGCTTGTCCCCAACCCAGCAACAGGTTCCCACCCTGTTCATAACCATGATCTCACTGAAACCTtcacacccccaccccatggCACTAAGGAAGCCAAGCCCTGTCTCGAGGGGACCACCTGACCCCAAATCCTCAGCCTGTTCTCCACTGCCTGGTCCACATGCTTGCATGGAGGTCATACCACCATTTTAGAGTATGAAGGTGCAACTGAAGTCCATCCCTACAGCCACGCTCCTCTGGAAGGGTTGGGGAAGGTTGCATCCCTTGCTGTGGGGGACCACAACAACTCTATTTGCACCCTGGCatggggattatttttttttggtgaggtgATGGGTGCCTTGTTCTCCTTTCCTAACCAGATTTCTCCTGGCAGATGCCAACGTCACAGAGGAGGTGCAGGTCCGCTTGGCCGATGGCCCAAACCGCTGTGCCGGGAGAGTGGAGGTGCTTCACAACCAGCAGTGGGGGACCATCTGCGATGACAACTGGGATTTGAAAGAGGCCAAGGTGGTGTGCCGGCAGCTGGGCTGCGGGACAGCCGTGTCAGCCCCAGGCCAAGCTCACTTCGGGCAAGGGTTGGATCCCATCTGGCTGGATGACGTGGAGTGCACCAGCATGGAGACCACCTTCTCCCAGTGCAGCCTTAGCAGCTGGGGCATCCATAACTGCAACCATGAGGAAGATGCAGGAGTTGTGTGCTCAGGTGGTCCCCAGGGGGAATGCTCAGATGCCCCAAAAAAGGGTTTTATCTGGGACTGGGAGGCTGGCAGCACTGGTGGGACATCAGTGATGGGAATTACCTTGcaagggacctgggggtggaATGGTGCAGCAGGTACAGGTGGCACATGGCACACATGCCCATCCTTGCATGCATGTGCCCCTTGCACGCCCTTCTCCGTCTGCCTGCTGGGTCGGAGGGGCCGTCTCACCCCCTTTGCTCCCTCTTGCAGGAACAAGCCCCTTGCAGCTGCGGGTGAAAGATGGCCCCGGTCCCTGCGCAGGGCAGGTGGAGGTGCTGTACAACACCACCTGGCACGGGGTGTGCAGCAACACCTGGAGCTTGCTGGAAGCCGGAGTggtctgcaggcagctgggctgtgggccAGCCCAGTCGGTGCCTGTTGGACCCCAGCTCAGGCAGGGGAGCGGCCCTGCCTTGCTGGAGGGCCTGAGCTGCCGGGGGACCGAGTCATTGCTCCTGGAGTGCCAGCAGAGAGAGATAGGGCTGGGGCCGTgtaggcagggctgggcagccgGCGTGGTGTGCACAAAGCCAAAAGGTGAGCGCCGGGATTCTCCGTGtctgtgctggggggggggggggggggcggggaggaagGTCCCAAGGcaagaagaaaggggaaaaggtgGCACATGTTCATCCCGGAAAGCTCTTGAGGACCTTTCCTGGGGAATGCACCTTGTTTTCCATCACCCTTGGGAGCACTGGAGATGCTTTCCTCACCCCAAAACGCACTAATCCCTCCCATTTCTTATTGGAGCCCAAATTTCCTTATCCCCTCCCAAAccctctgggctccctccaGGACCAGCCCCCGTTCCTCACATAGGTTGTGGTAGAGCTGGGACAACTTTGAAGGATGGAGGAGGGTCAGAAATAGGCCTACGTGAGATGTAGCATCCCAAATCCAAAGCAGGACAACACACCAGAGAGCTGATGCAGGTTTTAAGAGCAGGAACATGGAAGGTCACTCTAACCCTCCCATCCCATCGTCCACCCAAGGGAAATGGGTCTTCATGTGAAGCCTAATTAAGGAAAGCCCATCTCCACcaccagctgagctgctgggggCAGTCAGGCCATGTTCGGTGTTAGGTTTTCTTGCACACTGTTATTGGTCTTGGCTGGAAATGGGATCCCAAGTTTGCTCTACCCCCCAATCCCAGGTGCTTCACCATCCTGCTCGGTGCTGATAgcgctgctggccctgctgatGCTGCTGAGTGGGGTCCTGCTGTGGCTCAACCTGAAGAGGAGGTGCATAGCAGCAGTCCAGGCTGGAGGTGACAGTCCCATCCCTGTGTGTCCCACCCCCCAACTCACAGTCCCCGCTCCAGCCACCCCAAAACACAGGGGGACACAGAGACGGGGGtcagctcagctcagccagAGCCCAGTGACAGCCCGGTGTCCCCTCCATCTCACAGCCCACCGGCACCCTGGAGACCAGAGTACTTCAGCAACGCCCTTCCAGCCCGGGAGGGCCATCTACCTCCCCACCAAGGCAGAAGCCCCTGAGGATACCAACACCGAGATGACAGAGCTCATGAAGGAAGATGCTGCCCTGTGATGCCAGCCCCTCCCAAGCTCATGCCCCAGGGGGTCGCACCGGGCTCCCACTGCACCCCCTTTTCCCTaatctgctttcctgaagacTGCAATGCAGGAGCTGACGGGCAGGACATTTCAAAACCAGCTGGTACCAATGACTTGTATCAGGAGCACCAAAATAGCTGGTCAATTGGGGTCTCCCAGTCTGGTAACATTTATTTAACCCATCTCAGCACCCTccgggcagcccccgcagcTCAGGAGGAGCCCGATGAACCTGGTGGCCAACGCAAGGCTGAGCtaaaggagcagaaggaaggatgcaaatgaattaaaagGGGGTCCCCAACCCTCCAGGCATGACAGCTGTGAGTGCCAGTGGGGGGGGACATGAGCTGCTTTTGTGCTCCTATGCCACAGCTCCCCCCAGAACTTGGATGGAGGCAAGTCCCCCTATTTCTTGACTATCCCAGGTGCCAGAGCTGCAAAGCACTTTACCCCATAACCCCAAATACTCAGCCATCCTCCCTGAATACATTTTGGGGTGGCCAGAGAGCCCCATTTTCCTTGCTCCATGCCCCCAATCTGTGACCATCGCTTGGGGACCCAACCATGGCAGTCCTCTCTGCTGAGGTTCATGGGGACACAAACGTGCTCTTGCCTGTTAGCTCGCAGTTCTCTGCTGGCACTCCATGCCCAAAAGCATCCCAGTGCAGAGGGACCCCACTCTCAGCCTTGCCCCAGGGTCTGTCAGGCTTGCAAACTGAGGGCTGTGCCCCCAAAGCAGCAGGGATGATAGGAGGGAGGCCAGGAGACCCAACGAGCAGAGGTCCCAACAGCAGGAGATGGCGTCTGCCAAGGCAACTTATGCATTCCTTGCCAGAAGGAAACACAGGTACATTTGTGCCCAGTCCTCTCTGTACTTTCCCCAGGGATGAAGGACATCCCAAAACTGGGAAAGGCATGGAACCAAAGGTTTCTCcatgtttctcctttttcctgtgACACTTCAGTAGGGCTGAAGAGCAAGGTCCCAACATTAGGAGCAAAATCAGAGTCAGGGCTGCTTGGGGTCCatcacattcagaaaaaaactcaaAGCCCTCCATGCGAGCCcccctgctcctcaccccagGTGAAGCTGTCCCCTAGATCCTGCTTGAGAAACTCCGGGAAGTCACCAGGTGCTGGAGGAAACCTCTCAAGGTGGATCAGAAAAGCTGGGCATCACCAGCATGAGATCACCCCCCAGGCCATGGCtgagaggggagctgggggactGCAGGACATCCAAGCAgcacaaaacctgaaataatttcctccaGCAGTGAGGCCATCCCTTTCCTGCCAGCTACAAAGCTGCTGTTGGCCATAAGGTCATTGCTTGGTGACCTTATCAATTGCTTGGTGACCACATTGCTTGGTGATCACGCAACGCATGATCCCAGCACATGAGAAAAGCCTCAATTCCAAGATGGGCATCTCTGGGAGCAGCCACCCTTGGGCTTGAACCACCGGAGATGGTCCTCTCCCCCCATCTGAAATGCAGGAGATCAGGAAGATAAACCTCCTTTTGGCCTCCAGGATGCCAAAGGCTGGAGATGCCACAGGGCAGGATGCTCATCAAAGGTTGGGGCTTGTCCAACTTCAAGAACACACAGAGTCTAACTACTACCTACCTAGTGCCACCTGAGATGCCTTCAATCACCCCAGACACTCATAAGGGGGGCTGGCATATAGGACATACGGTCTATAAGAGATGCAAGCACTCCTGGAAGAGGAGCTGAAGGCCAACTGGGTACCCCAGATCATCTCTGATGGCCTCAGCAGTGGAATGCAACCCCAGATCTCCACCAACCATTTGGAGCACTTGATTACACAGGCAACATACATCATTGGAGGTGCCTTCAGGTGTGTGACACccacagaagcaaaaatgtGACATGGAAGAGACCTGGAGTGACATAAATGACACTACATAGGcagccacctcctgccaccagcACCATCAGGTGTCCTCCAAATCCCATGTCCCcaagtttttcctcctttatgaGAATCCCCCCCTCTGCTCAGGACCATGAGTTAAAGGAGAGGGCGAGTTTGGGGGGGGATATGGCTTAAGGGaagctgcctctgctctggaGTTGGGGTGAAGGGGGCCCCACCACTACAAACACACATCATGTAGGTGCTTCATTGCCAATACACCACCTCCAGCGTCTCACCGTGCCTTAAAGGGTGAAGGACCACCATCACCACAGACAGTCTGttcccagggctgcaggtgCAACCTCCCTTCCCCGGAGACACACGGACACAGCAGATCCCAGGATGGGAACCTGTTGAGATGTGTCCACCACCAGCTGGCTACAGAGGACAGATGTTCAGGGACAGGCTCAACCCTGAAGCCAAATCACAACCTCACAACCCACAGCTGGGAACAGCATTTGGAAGAGGCCAGAGCTGCGCCAGAGTTGTCTCAAGGGCTGAAATGGGAGGAAGCTGGGAAGCTGTGGGCCAGGGGAAAAGACCAACATTACCAGGAGGCCCACAACCATCCTTGCAGGGGGATCCACCAGCCCAAATCCCAAATACATCTTGCTGGCCCATCTTGCACCCAACTTCTGCAGGGTACAGGCTTGGTGACACTGTGTGAGATCCGCCTCACACCCAGGATTTGGTGGGTCTCTCCTTACCATGTCTGCCAGCAACATGTGCCAGGTGACCTCCCACTCATGTCTGAAGGACACTGGGAGAAAGTACTGGGTGAGAAGGAGGCAAGACCACCAAGGATTGTACCAGCACTAAAAGCCCATGTCAAGACCCATCTGGACGCGGCCGTGAGCTAGAGGCAATGAGACAGAGCTGTCATTAAATAACCATCCTGTAGTTAGTGTGCAGTGCCGAGGAGCGCGCACATCCCACCCCCCCGTTCCCAGTGCTACAGGGACTGTATGAAAAGGGGGGCACGGGGTGGGACCCGGGATCTCCAGAAGTCCGAGGGACAGCACAAGGGCACCAGCACAGGCAAGGACAGGGCTCCTGTCTTGCCCTCGTGAGCAAAGGTCCATGTGCCaccctctgcccagcagccaTCAGCCAAGGAGGGGACAAATCCAGGCTCCGGCAGCAGCACGGGGGTAGCTCTGGGAAGcgagagaggaggaggatgatgatgCAGAGGGCTGGCTGTGTCTCGCTTGCCCGTACCCCATCCAGGTTCCTGCCTGGACAGTCCCAGGAGAGGTTGGAGAAGGACTTACAGCGCCAGGTGTTGCTTGCTGAGGCTCCCAAAGTGGATGGCAGCAGCGTGTTCCCCCTTTTTTCTGCTCCCTACCAGCCCCACCAGTGCCCTGgggcagaaaaaaagggggtgaTTAACCAGGTCATTAGCAGCAGCGTGAGATATGGACGGGACACTTGAACCCCAAAAGGCTCCAAGGGGAAAGGGAGGTGCCTGCTCCTCACTCTTCCCCATAATCCTTTCCGCTGCCCGTACCGTCATCGTATCGCCCTCCCAAAATACAAGCCGGTCTGTCCCCTTTTGCAGTAACAGCgtgccccagctccctgggagCCTCCAGCCCAGGCTGAGCCACACTCACTGGGATGACTGGGGTGAGGGTCTTGGGGTGACTTAAGGGGCATCTcagccctcctccctgcacaAGGGCAAAGAAGagggctcctgcctgcccgctgGCAGTGTGCCACAAGCCACAGCATGCCACGAGCTGCAGCATGCCTACCAGGAGCTTGCAGCCACCCTGGCCCATGAGCTCAGGGAGGGTCCCGCTGGGATCACCCTccatggagggaggaggagagcacgGCACAGGTCCGGGTTTGGCAAAGGGCTAGAGCTCAGAAGAAGCACCGCAGCTTTGTAGGGTCCACGCTGGTCCTCGAGCGCATGTACGGGGTCCCCCAGCCTGGGGCTCATCTGCTGTCGGTGGCAGCATGCCTATGGCCGCTGCGGCCTGGCAACACCGTGGCTGTGCTCGCCGCACTGGGGCTCAACCGTCGCGGTGCACGCgctggtgctgcagcaggttGGAAGGGTGAGCGAAGCCCTTGTCGCAGACACTGCATTTGTAGGGGGTTTCGCCCGTGTGTACCTTCTCGTGCACGGCTAGGTAGGCCAGGTCCTTGAAGAACTTGTGGCAGAAGCTGCACTTGTAGGGCCGCTCCTGGCTGTGCACGCGGTGGTGCTGGAGGAGCAAGGAGGGCCGGGCGAAGGCCTTCCCGCATACCTCGCACTTGTAAGGGCGTTCCCCTGTGTGCGCCCGCTCGTGGATCACCAGGTAGGATGACTGCTTGAAGGCTTTCCCACAGGTTTTGCAGACGAAGGGGCGTTCACCAGTGTGCACCCGCTCGTGGGAAGAGAGGGCGTTGGACTGCTTGAAGCCCTTGCCGCAGAGCGGGCAGACGAAGGGGCGATCACCCGTGTGCACTCGCTCATGCACCTTGAGGCTGTGCCCATAGGTGAACTTCTTACCGCAGAC encodes the following:
- the LOC140644628 gene encoding scavenger receptor cysteine-rich domain-containing group B protein-like, which gives rise to MVKPFLGWGVLLPQPQPLPPAPCVSPTHCDIFTVLQDAATTNTTVRLVDGPHRCAGRVEVFHNQQWGTVCDDQWDLSDAAVVCRQLGCGAAVTAPEVGSFGRGLDPIWLDRVACTGKETSLMECRARPWGIHSCTHEEDAGVVCSDLPRAEVAEVRLAEGPNRCIGRVEVRYAGQWGTVCDDGWDLNDAAVVCRQLGCGRAMAAPSQAHFGQGKGSIWLDDMSCTGSEDNLAHCQARPWGQSNCHHGEDAGVVCSGTSHPAIQDANVTEEVQVRLADGPNRCAGRVEVLHNQQWGTICDDNWDLKEAKVVCRQLGCGTAVSAPGQAHFGQGLDPIWLDDVECTSMETTFSQCSLSSWGIHNCNHEEDAGVVCSGTSPLQLRVKDGPGPCAGQVEVLYNTTWHGVCSNTWSLLEAGVVCRQLGCGPAQSVPVGPQLRQGSGPALLEGLSCRGTESLLLECQQREIGLGPCRQGWAAGVVCTKPKGASPSCSVLIALLALLMLLSGVLLWLNLKRRCIAAVQAGAHRHPGDQSTSATPFQPGRAIYLPTKAEAPEDTNTEMTELMKEDAAL